In Brachyhypopomus gauderio isolate BG-103 chromosome 2, BGAUD_0.2, whole genome shotgun sequence, the DNA window CACAAGGACAATAATCTGACATTTACATTATGGTGGTGAGTATTGTACCTTTGTGATGAGCACATCAAGTCCTTCTTTTTTGGGACAGGTGTCTTCAAGGACCTGCGAGTCTTCTAATGAGCTGGAGGGTCCACAGCAGTTAAGCTGATGGGAGATAACAATAATCTTTCAAGATTGAAGATTTCCAAGGCGTGAGAGAGTGGTGGAGAGGGCAGAAGAAGTGCAGCTCACCCCTTGCTGAATCAGACGGAGGGTTTCCTTCAGAGCGTCCTGTTTGGTGTCTTTATAGTCGTTGTACGTTTGCCTGTAGAACTGAGTGATGTCATGAACCACCTGCAGCAGCAAATAAAATCATTTGGCTGTGAGGGACATGGCAATATTTgtgagctttgtgtgtgtgtgtgtgtgtgtgtgtgtgtgtgtgtgtgttatactgaCATTGCTTTGATTGGAAAATCCCCAAATTCCAGCTGCTACTTCAACTGCAAAGATAAGCAACAGGAAGAAGAAGAACTGTGCAAACAAAAAAGAACACAAACAGGTTATAGAGATTAGCCAGTTCTGTACTCACTGAAGCTGACATGTGtatgagaaaaagagaaagagcccgttgaagggaatgagagaggggcTCAGAAAGACAGAACAAAGATGAATATAAAAAGAAGAGAAGGCAGATCAAGGAAGTGGAAAAGATCAAAGAAAACTCTGTTTACCAATCCCAGCATACATGGCGACTCCTGTATAGCTCCACAGCAGCCAAAGAaccccaccaccatcatcagtgctcctgctgctatgaggatatacacacctacacacacacacacgttggctATTCCatgtgtacacatacacacacaaaaatattaCACATAACGTGAACCTAAACTTGTACCTGACATATATATGTAATGCACTGACCTGTGTAGAACACATAGGGAGAACTATCCCCCTCAAACAGGTTTTTAGTCTTGGGATCAAACCTCAGCCAGAGACCCACAGCAAAAACACCTGTACCTGCCAACTTACACATACAAACCAAATGTTAAGGAACTAATACATGTCCAAATTACAAACAACTAATTTTAATATCTAATTTATATTAGAATGCGTTTCATTCAAGTATTGTAGGCTCAAGAAAAACATTTTCCTATGAACAATGGTTACTGGGCTTGTGATTAGGCCTTGTTATATATAGAGAGAACAAGAGTGAAAGAGGAAGAACCCAAATTAAGGTCAGTAGATCTGTGAACCGATTTTAAAATGGTTTACCTTTTTCACACAACACTATGCTAATCCCATGTTACTTCAGCATTGTGATTGTGTAGTTTAGTTAGGCAAGCCAAAGACGTATGAAGAAGTTTCTTTTATCAGTCAAAACCATTTGAAATATGCATCGTTTGTTTTTGCAAACGATTCCACGTTCATTTGACTGAATGAAACATTTAAACAGGCCCTGCCTCTGTCCCTCTGCTTTCCTGACCCAATTCTGTGATCTAAATATCAGGCCTGCTAAGCAAGCTGTGTGGCAGCCCACAGTAGTGTGGCAgcccacagctcacacacatttaGTCGCTCTAACGTTCAACACGGCCACATTTCCTAACCACCTCCTGACACATAAAAATCGTCAacacatatataaacattttaagGAATCCTTAAATTGCTTCTTCAGTTTGATAAATACGTCAACGAGACGACAAAGCAACTGTCGACAGTCGTTATGTTGATAAGAGACATACCCAAAACAGAAGGTTGAAGATAAACATCAGGTATTTTATACACGTCATGCTTCCTGGAAGCCCCATTTTGTTCAAGCGATATACACTTTAAACAGTCTTCAAAAGTAACAAAGTCTTTCAGAATGTTCACCGCAAACACAAAAATGTTCGTTATTAGAAAAGAGTTTTCTTGGAATCGCAGTCCTCTTTCTACGCCTCGTACAGGCAAAACAGCGAGACAAGGATTCAGGAAGTTGCATCGTGCTCACCTCAGTAATTCAACTTGTTTAACTCCTCCTGTCACTGGCCTAGTCAGTTAGGCAACCTAAACTATTGCTATTTCCCATGGAAACAGATGACTAATAATTATCACACGATGTTTTTTTTGGTATTTCTAAGGAGAAAATAAAGTAATGATGTGACTGATCCATACTTTGTCTACCATGCAAATTAAAATTAAGAAAGTCTAATAAATATTGACGAATATACCAATAATGATCCTAATCCAATCTCGCGCTATATATAGATTTTTATGTATCTATATATAGGCGTAGTGCTCCACAACCACCGAGCCACCCACCCCCTTGAGACTGTTGAATAATGCAAGCATGATGTTAATTAgaaatatgatatttatgtttaGTTGCTATTACGAGcgcacatgcacgcgcacaggCTATTTCTGCTATAAATAGGTTTCCACTTGCGGCCCGTAAGGAGTCTGCGCGTGGGATTACCAAACACTATAAACAGACGTTTAGATTAAACAGTGTGGTATAATCCCTCCGGGTACATGCACCTCTCCCATGGCGGTACTGGTTGGGTAGTCACGCGCCCAAGGTCAGTGGACCTGAGCCTCACAGAACGCTCTCAAAATTCAGAACCTGTCCCGCCACATGCGgttcgctctctctcacacacaaccccccccccccccccccccccccccccccacacacacacacacggatacagATGCGCGTAGAGTTGATGCCTGGTTTATACGATTTGAGAGCGCACTAGACTTAGGTCAACAGCTAAAtagaaacaataaaaacaaggtTACGCGCACCAAGGCATTAAATCACGGCTCTTCATTGAACTCTCCAAAACAGCGTGATGAATTAATGCCACCTATCAAGAACCCACAAACTGTCCACTGATGTGCATATCTCCTCGTCTAGCCACATCGTCCCGCGCGCATTCTGGCTGTGCGGTCCGTTACTCACGAGCGTCATAATGTCGTTATAATAATAACGTTATAATGTCATGTGTACTCACCCAGAATATGAAATTGAAGGCAAACATTAAGTATTTGACGCACATTTCTCCTCCGGTCAAGGCCGCCATGACACTATTGTCTCACCTAGCCCGTAACAACCGATAAACAATAAACTGTGGCAATTGTGGAGTAGCCTACACCACGAACAGATGCGCGTGCCCTGGCTCGTGCGGTTTCTCCTTCGCTGTCACTTTATCTAAACCTGCGCGTGGAGCGCCCCACAGCGAACCTCTCCGTTGTTTTCTAGAGATTGTCGTGCCATGACTGTTGTATGTCGCagtattgttttgttttcagacTGTGGATTTTTAGTTCAAGTTGGGAAACGAGATGGCTGGTTTCTTTGTTCGTGCAGTATGAAATCTCTAGCTCCAATTTTAATGAGAAGAATGACGTCATCTCATTAGTCTGCTCAGCTAGCAGCCGCTACGAGCCTCCCGTTTTCATATAGCCTacttctgattttttttttcgtttttttaaCGGTTTTTCTATAAACCGTATAGCTACATTATCGCAGACCTATTTCAGACTTATGCGATGAATTGGGCGCGTAGATGAACAATCTCGGGCACGTTAACGCATCCAAATATACGCACACGTTCGTAAACATCAAATTATTATTACATGTTGCACAAGACTATTGTCAAGACTAGGAATCATTTGACTTATTCCCAAAATTCACTCATTTTGTTCTCAGGTGTACATGTTCCAGCAGGGTCCGGAAGTTGCGAGGTTAGGTGGTGTTGAGTATTTCGGGGCTTTGGTTTTGTGTTCTTTTTCATATAATTAAACTTATCAATAAACAATTTAAGCATACAACATAACTAAAGCTCTATAATTCAGCCCATACGATATAATCTACTGAAATGATATGCTGGTCATACATGCATATATAGACTGAATATATATGGTTGGGTGCTGGGTGTCTGCATGTCTGATGGGTATACTGGATTTCAGTGACTATGCTGCTTAAAATCAGTGGGAAGTTTGTCAGACTGGGTGTGGGATGTGCTGCCTGTGTACCTCGTGGTGAATGGGTGAAGTTGCATGAGTCACTTTTAttaaatgattttattgaaGGATGCTGTTTCTGTGAATAAATGCTTCAAGCATTTCTTTGCTTTGTTGTGTTTAACACTTTTGTTGCAAGTGATTTGATTGAGACATTCAGTCCctgttttaaatgtgtgtgtgtgtgtgtgtgtgtgtgtttgggtatcagggtgagagagagtgtgtgtgcatatatacagTACTTACTCTACATTCTAGCATTATTgttccaagtgtgtgtgtgttcataaagTTTAGCTTGGCACTACTGTTCTGTTGGTTTGTCTTATCTGTCTTCACTCCTAGACTAATTCTTTGGTTTCTCTTATGCCCAGACTTCCTTCAATTGTTCTCTCTTAATGAGAGTAAGAACGGAACTCACACCATCTCGCTCCCTCTTTCCTATAAAATCACTCCTTTGTTCTTGACCAGGGTTCCTCTTATGTCCCCAGAATTGTGAAATACCAGAGAGAATAGGACCAACAAAGAGCAGGGCATTCCACTGAGGGGAAAGGAGCCAGACACGCCACTCATGTGCTAGACACATTCTGCGATCTTCTATTAAGGTACCTGCACTGTGTGTATTTGGGCTAGTTCATTTTTTCTGTTTCAAACAGCATAGCATTATTGCATACTTTGGCCTGTCCGAGCAATTTGGTATGTCGGATGTCAATTTAGTGTCTAATTGCATTCTGATACTGATGATGTGGGGACAGAAAAAATGCTtttatctgaaaaaataagGTCTAAAGTCTAAAGATTTTCCTTTTGGTTAGTAAAGATTAGGTGAATGCAGACATCGTAATATTCTGCTGCAGTAATTCACAAATCAGTGTAAATACTCCAGAGGGactagactgtgtgtgtgtgtgtgtgaattttgTGGGAGGGCTGGTTCTGTGTCTGTTGAAATGGTCATTAATTTTCCATTGTGCTCAGAAATGTGCTGTTTATTGCTTTGAAAAATGATTTCCACACTTGTGCTATGTTGCAGTGATGTACAAGCATAAATATTCAAAGTTCAGTTCCAGTAAAAAATTAGCTTTTTAGGGACTTTGGGTGAAAAGAATCGAGTAGAAGAAATACATGATAGTGTTGACTACACCTCAACACTCAAGCTTGTTGCACCTTGTGTTATTTAAGATAGGGTCACACCCTTATACCGACAGGGACCTGTTGATGCCTTTGATTAATGAGAACTCTGTAGATGGATGTTTAATGAATGTCCTGTATTGCGTGTATCATGGTGGTGTGCCGGGCAGATGGAAAGGCTGCAGCAGAACTCATGGAATGTCCTCCcattcctcatcttcctctgtTTGGCAGGCAAGTGTTTTCCTGTTTGAGTGCCAACCCAGTGCGCCATCGTTGTGACTTTCTTTTGCACACTACATGTACACTCACACGCTGCGTGTCAGTATGAACACATGCATTTTATGTTCAGTATTTGGCAGATACAGTcacggtgtgtgtttgtgtgtgtgtgtgtgtgtgtgtgtgtgtgcgcgcgctctcTCCTTTAGCCCTAGGTTGTGTGTTCGTAGAGGGAACTGGTCGGTGTAGTCTGTTTGGACGACAGCACATACACACGTTTGATGGTGTTATTTATGAGTTTCCTGGAGACTGTAGCTACATGCTAGCTGGGGATTGCCATCGCAGAACCTTCTCAATACTGGGTAACTCTACTTCTCAATACTGGGTAACTCTACTTCTCAATACTGGGTAACTCTACTTCTCAATACTGGGTAACTCTACTTCTCAATACTGGGTAACTCTACTTTTCAATACTGGGTAACTCTACTTCTCAATACTGGGTAACTCTACTTCTCAATACTGGGTAACTCTACTTCTCAATACTGGGTAACTCTACTTCTCAATACTGGGTAACTCTACTTCTCAATACTGGGTAACTCTACTTTTCAATACTGGGTAACTCTACTTCTCAATACTGGGTAACTCTACTTCTCAATACTGGGTAACTCTACTTCTCAATACTGGGTAACTCTACTTCTAAATACTGGGTAACTCTACTTCTCAATACTGGGTAACTCTACTTCTCAATACTGGGTAACTCTACTTCTCAATACTGGGTAACTCTACTTCTCAATACTGGGTAACTCTACTTCTCAATACTGGGTAACTCTACTTCTCAATACTGGGTAACTCTACTTTTCAATACTGGGTAACTCTACTTCTCAATACTGGGTAACTCTACTTCTCAATACTGGGTAACTCTACTTCTCAATACTGGGTAACTCTACTTCTAAATACTGGGTAACTCTACTTCTCAATACTGGGTAACTCTACTTCTCAATACTGGGTAACTCTACTTCTCAATACTGGGTAACTCTACTTCTCAATACTGGGTAACTCTACTTCTCAATACTGGGTAACTCTACTTCTCAATACTGGGTAACTCTACTTCTAAATACTGGGTAACCACTGCTCTTCCAATTCTGATCCTCCAAATCCCTGTTATGATGAGGTATGCAGAAGCAAACGAAACCCCTTTCCAGCACTGGATACTACTTTTTATAAAAAGGCACATGTTGCATTGTATGTGTTGTGCGAAGGTGATTTCTCTCATGGCCAAAGGAGAGGAGTGACTCTCTTCATTGGAGAGGCTTTTGAGCTGCATCTGTCTGTGGATGGAATCCTGTCTCAAGGAGCAGAGAGGTAAAGAATGCTGATAAAGAATAGTGATATCTGTGACATATCTCCTTATAACATAGTATGTGCTGATCATATGACACATATGTTTCTGCATGTGCTTATAGCAAACGTTTTTGCATGCCTCCATGTGTGAAttttatgtgtgcatgtgtacttgtgtgtgacAGGCTACCTTTGCCATATGCATCAAGCTCTGTTTTTGCGGGTTTCGAGTTGGGTAGTGTGCGGTTGTGGAGTGAGGAGTTCGGTTTTGCCATCCGCATAGACCCTACACACAACATTCAGCTCACCCTCACCAAACACCATACCAACCGTACGTGTGGTCTCTGCGGGAACTACAACTCCCAGCCTAGCGATGACTACACTGCACAAGAAGGTGAATGATTGCTCAGGGAAATGGGTGGGACGAGTTTCCCTAACAAGCTAAACAAAAGGAAACTTCTGTTTTTTATCAGATCATGgagcatttgtgtgtgaacctgtTTTTCTCAAAATCCTTGTTTCTGTCCATTTTAGAagttaaaatgtaatttttcaACTTATCAGACAATAATCGTAAATTGTATTACAAaaggagtgatgtgtgtgtgcttgtgtgtgtgtgcatgtatatgtgtaaatgtgtgtgttgcagtaatGAGCATGAATATCtgcatatacgtgtgtgtgtatgagagtgtttatttgttgtttgtttgtctctaGGTTTTGTGACAGAAGACCCTTTTGACTTTGCCAACTCATGGGCCCTTAATGGGGCGTCAGAGCCATGTAAACGCGTAGCCCCAGTCTCCCAGACCTGCAACAGCACAGGACCCTCAGTGAAAGTCAGTCAAAGTctttcatatgccaatcaaccaAATCTGTCTGCTTAACAATTAAACTGCCAATAAATCTCAAGCAATAGTCTGTCCCATCATTTAATGGGAATCATTAACacgtgtgtacatgtacatgtgtgaatatgtgtgtttctgtgcatgtgtgtgtgtgtaggatcagATGTCTCGATGTGAGGCCCTGCGGATGTCTGCAATATTCCTCCGCTGTGCGCACCTGGTGGATGTGGATGCATTTACGGCAGTGTGTGAGGCAGATGTGTGTCACTGCAGACACAGTGAGGATTGTGTATGTCAGGCCCTTCTAGAATATGCACGCACATGTGCTAGCCATGGAGTCGTACTGCACGATTGGCACAGTCAGAGCCAGTGCAgtaagtaacacacacacacacacacgcacacacacacacacacacacacacacacacacacacacacacacacacacacacacacacacacacacacacacacacacacacacacacacacaattgtcaTGTAGACAATACATACTCACTGGAGGCTGTGGATATGCAGTTTTcttctgtgtgcctgtgtgtgtctgtgtgggtttgtaGCTCCCAAGTGTCCAATAGGAATGCAGTATAGGGCATGTTCTCAGGCATGTTCCACCTCCTGTCAGACTCTAAACATTCCTGAAGTGTGCAGGGACGAGTGTGTGGATGGCTGCAGCTGTGCAGGTGAGAGGCTCTCCCCTAATACCCTTACACCCTAATCCCCTTACACCCTTATACCCTGATCCCCTTACACCCTTATACCGTAATACCCTTACACCCTTATACCCTAATACCCTTACAACCTTATACCCAAATACCCTTACACCCTAAAATCCTTACACCCTTATACCCAAATACCCTTACACCTTAATACCCTTAAACCCTTACACCCTTATATATTTACACCTTTATACCCTTACATGAACACTCCAATTCTTCTGGACTTCTCAGCTTCTGGGCTTCACTTTGAATCAATTCATTTATTTTCCCAGTGGAAGACTTATTTGCTGTTTTGACTAcgactggttgtgtgtgtgtgtgtgtgtgtgtgtgtgtgtgtgtgtgtgtgtgtccgtccatCCATGTCAGCGGGTAAGGTGCTGGATGGAGATCGCTGTGTTGATGTCTCCCAGTGCTCATGTCAGCATACCGGGAAACGCTACACTCCTGGCTCCACCATCTCACAAGACTGCAACACATGGtagaacctcacacacacacacacacacacacacacacacacacacacacacacacacacacacacacacacacacacacacacacacacacacacctgtacacacacatataaccaCACATGCATTACTACATCATACTCTACTTTTAATTCCAGTGTGTGTCGCCATGGATCTTGGGAGTGCACAAATGAGCAATGCCCAGGTGAGGATTCACTCAAATCCTGCTCATACCATGCAGAACATACTTTCAACCTCACCTCTATACCAGAACATACCTCCAACCTCACCTCTATACCAGAACATACCTCCAACAACACCTACATACCAGAACATACCTTCAACCTCACCTACATACCAGAATATACCTTCAACCACACCTACATACCAGAACATACCTTCAACCTCACCTCTATACCAGAACATACCTCCAACCACACCTACATACCAGAACATACCTTCAACCTCACCTCTATACCAGAACATACCTCCAACCTCACCTCTATACCAGAACATACCTCCAACCACACCTATATACCAGAACATACCTTCAACCTCACCTCTATACCAGAACATACCTCCAACCTCACCTCTATACCAGAACATACCTCCAACCTCACCTCTATACCAGAACATACCTTCAACCTCACCTACATACCAGAATATACCTTCAACCACACCTACATACCAGAACATACCTTCAACCTCACCTCTATACCAGAACATACCTCCAACCACACCTACATACCAGAACATACCTTCAACCTCACCTCTATACCAGGACATATCCCCAACCACACCTACAGATCAAAACATACTTCCAACCACACCTACATACCAGAATATACCTTCAACCACACCTCCATACCAGAACACAAATCCAACAACACCTATATACCAGAACTTACCTACAACCACACCTACATACCAGAACATACCTCCAACCACACCTATATACCAGAACATACCTTTAATCATATCTCCATACCAGAACATACCTTCAGCCatacctctacacacacacacacacacacacacacacacacacacacacacacacacacacacacacacacacacacacacacacacacacacacacacacacacacattgattgCCTTgccttgtttctctctgcagggGAGTGTATGGTAGCAGGACAATCCCATTTTAAGAGCTTTGATAATAAATTCTTCACCTTCAGTGGCTTCTGTCAGTATTTACTGGCGAAGGACTGTCAAACCAACCTATTCTCTGCTGTCATTGAGACTGTGCAGGTAGAGTAAGCTCTCTAGTGTATACATCTGTAGTTGCTATGATATTCCATGTATCACTATGTGTgtgactttgtgtgtgtttatgtatttattaatatCAGTGTGCAGATGACCAGGATGCTGTGTGCACCCGTTCAGTCACACTTAAGTTCCAGGATATGGCCAATCAGACAATTAGGCTAAAGCATGGGGGTGTAGTCTCCGTAGATGGGATGGATGTACAAATGCCTTTGATCAAAGGTCtgtgaaatcacattttgttcTAAGGACTCAACAGAACAATTCTTATTCAAGTGTATAACtaataagtgtgtgtttgtgtgtgtaggaaccCTTAGAGTCCAGAATACTGTGCTGTCCTCTGTGAGGCTGACCTATGGAAATGATCTTCAGGTGGACTGGGATGGCCGTGGACGTGTACTGCtcagggtgagtgagtgtgtgagtgtgtactgctcagggtgagtgagtgtgtgagtgtgtactgctcagggtgagtgagtgtgtgagtgtgtactgctcagggtgagtgagtgtgtgagtgtgtactgctcagggtggggtgagtgagtgtgtgagtgtgtactgctcagggtgagtgagtgtgtgagtgtgtactgctcagggtgagtgagtgtgtgagtgtgtactgctcagggtgagtgagtgtgtgagtgtgtactgctcagggtgagtgagtgtgtactggtcagggtgagtgagtgtatgagtgtgtactgctcagcgtgagtgagtgtgagagtgtgtactgctcagggtgagtgagtgtgtgagtgtgtactgctcagggtgagtgagtgtgtgagtgtgtactgctcagggtgagtgagtgtgtactggtcagggtgagtgagtgtatgagtgtatacTGCTCAGTGGTGGACAAAGTACATAAAGCTCATGGTTGAGTTaactatggtaaaacaaatagcaGCTAGCAAACTAATTTACATGCCAAGTGCGTCGCTAAGGCAGTTTTCTTTTGTGTACTATCAATAGCCTacttaactagctagctaactaaccatGTACATAATGTCGGACTTATTtcaacaaacacaaataaacgGTTTGCTGTAAGATATTGTTAGATTAAAAATGACCAGTTGAACTATGGAAATATCTCACCTCTGCGTTTCCTCAGACTGGATGGGGAATTCTTATAAGAACAAATCTTATGGGactgaggcaggcagagaagacACTTGAAAAGGAGTAATATTTCTTTTTGACTACTTTGTAATTTCTCTCAG includes these proteins:
- the cd9a gene encoding CD9 molecule a isoform X2 yields the protein MGLPGSMTCIKYLMFIFNLLFWLAGTGVFAVGLWLRFDPKTKNLFEGDSSPYVFYTGVYILIAAGALMMVVGFFGCCGAIQESPCMLGLFFFFLLLIFAVEVAAGIWGFSNQSNVVHDITQFYRQTYNDYKDTKQDALKETLRLIQQGLNCCGPSSSLEDSQVLEDTCPKKEGLDVLITKSCPDAIDEVFNSKLHIIGGIGIGIGVIMIFGMVFSMMLCCAIRKTREIV
- the cd9a gene encoding CD9 molecule a isoform X1 — translated: MAALTGGEMCVKYLMFAFNFIFWLAGTGVFAVGLWLRFDPKTKNLFEGDSSPYVFYTGVYILIAAGALMMVVGFFGCCGAIQESPCMLGLFFFFLLLIFAVEVAAGIWGFSNQSNVVHDITQFYRQTYNDYKDTKQDALKETLRLIQQGLNCCGPSSSLEDSQVLEDTCPKKEGLDVLITKSCPDAIDEVFNSKLHIIGGIGIGIGVIMIFGMVFSMMLCCAIRKTREIV